A region of Salmo salar chromosome ssa17, Ssal_v3.1, whole genome shotgun sequence DNA encodes the following proteins:
- the LOC106575516 gene encoding probable ubiquitin carboxyl-terminal hydrolase FAF-X isoform X1 yields the protein MTVTTRGSPVGGNDSQGQAPADSQSQPPPTQAQMVSPNPSSTEPSPVSPPAAEEEQGQGDSAPALEEEEPAFPHTDLAKLDDMINRPRWVVPVLPKGELEVLLEAAIDLCKKGLDVKCEACQRFFRDGLTISFTKILTDEAVSGWKFEIHRCIITNTHRLVELCVTKLPQDWFPLLELLATATNPHCKFHIYNGTRPSETIPAGATLADDELFARSPDPRSPKGWLVDLINKFGTLNGFQTLHDRFMSGQALNVQIIAALIKPFGQCYEFLTLHTVKKYFLPVIEMVPQFLENLTDEELKKEAKNEAKNDALSMIIKSLKNLSSRVPGQEETVKNLEIFRLKMILRLLQISSFNGKMNALNEVNKVISSVSYYTHRHGNPEEEEWLTAERMAEWIQQNHILSIVLRDSLHQPQYVEKLEKILRFVIKEKALTMQDLDNIWAAQAGKHEAIVKNVHDLLAKLAWDFSPEQLDHLFDCFKESWTNASKKQREKLLELIRRLAEDDKDGVMAHKVLNLLWNLAHSDDVPVDIMDQALSAHIKILDYSCSQDRDTQKIQWIDRFIEELRTNDKWVIPALKQIREICSLFGEAPQNLSQTQRSPHVFYRHDLINQLQHNHALVTLVAENLSAYMETMRPFSKAEHADFDPQTVRVGSRYSHVQEVQERLNFLRFLLKDGQLWLCAPQAKQIWRCLAESAVFLCDREACFKWYSKLMGDEPDLDPDINKDFFENNVLQLDPSLLTENGMKCFERFFKAVNCREGKLVAKRRAYMMDDLELIGLDYLWRVVIQGTDDIASRAIDLLKEIYTNLGPKLQVNQVEIHEDFIQLCFDRLKASYDTLCVLDGDKDSINCARQEAIRMVRVLTVLKEYINECDSDYHEERSILPMSRAFRGKHITLIVRFPNQGRQVDDLDIWSHTNDTIGSVRRGILTRIKANATHTKIELFIGGEVVDPADDRKLIGQLNLKDKALITAKLTQVSATVPSSPDSSSDSSTGSPSNHGNHFSEGPNPEEEGCLPGVIMSLHLRYISFLWQVADLGCTLNMPLLRDGARLLMKLMPPDNSTVENLRAICLDHAKLGENSLSPTLDSCFFGPSPSQVLYLTEVVYALLMPASGTLGEDASDFQYNFLKSGGLPLVLSMLTRNNFLPSADMETRRGAYLNALKIAKLLLTAVGFGHVKAVAEACQPVVEGTSPASPINQATHDQALVLQSALQNIPNPASECMLRNVAIRLAQQISDESLPPNSQNFFQASKYIPDLCVIRAVQKIVWASGCGTVQLVFSSNEEISQIYEKTNAGKEPDGEDEMVCCEALEIMTLCFALLPTALDTLSKEKAWQTYIIDLLLHCHSKSVRQMAQEQFFLMATRCCMGHRPLLFFITLLFTVLGSTAKERAKHAGDYFTLLRHLLNYAYNSNINLPNAEALLNNEIDWLKKIRDEVKRTGETGVEETILEGHLGVTKELLAFQTPEKKYYIGCEKGGANLIKELIDDFIFPASNVYLQYMKSGEFPTEQAIPVCSSPASINAGFELLVALPVGCVRNLKQIVDTLTDMYYLGCEALTEWEYLPPVGPRPTKGFVGLKNAGATCYMNSVIQQLYMIPPIRNGVLAVEGTGTDVDDELSGDEKQENETNADGTARDEVFAYQHQFDDKPSLSKSEDRKEYNIGVLRHLQVIFGHLASSRLQYYVPRGFWKQFRLWGEPVNLREQHDALEFFNSLVDSLDEALKAMGHPSMLSKVLGGSFADQKICRDCPHRYECEESFTTLNVDIRNHQNLLDSMEQYVKGDLLEGANAYHCEKCNKKVDTVKRLLIKKLPPVLAIQLKRFDYDWERECAIKFNDYFEFPRELDMEPYTVAGVAKLEGDDGNPESQMIMQNEPSEPDPPGCSSKYRLVGVLVHSGQASGGHYYSYISQRDGGAGGSGAGGSADSGQKESWYKFDDGDVTECKMDDDEEMKSQCFGGEYMGEVFDHMMKKMSYRRQKRWWNAYILFYERMDAAGGGAAVEADGELARCISELTVSPTTPRQVTMPGAIECSVRKQNVQFMHSRMQYSLEYFQFVKKLLTCNSVYLNPPPGQDHLLPEAEEIAMISIQLAARFLFSTGFHTKKVVRGPAGDWYDALCILLRHSKNVRCWFAHNVLFAYPTRFSEYLLECPSAEVRGAFAKLIVFIAHFSLADGPCPAPASSPEGSTQGCDNLSLSDHLLRAVLNLLRREVSEHGRHLQQYFNLFVMYANLGLAEKTQLLKLSVPATFMLVALDEGPGPPIKYQYAELTKLYAVVSQLLRCCDVSTRMQSSINGNPALANPYGDANLTTPIMPLQQLVSEILFVRTSYVKKIIEDCSNSEETVKLLRFSCWENPQFSSTVLSELLWQVAYSYTYELRPYLDLLLQILLIEDSWQTHRIHNVLKGIPDDRDGLFDTIQRSKNHYQKRAYQCIKCMVALFSNCTVAYQILQSNGDLKRKWTWAVEWLGDELERRPYTGNPQYTYNNWSPPVQSNETSNGYFLERSHSARMTLAKACELCPEEVRKEPDDQEATEDHDSSPPEDTALYPHNPAPATQFQQQNNHPHAQPYTGPAAQHMNTPQRPPQRAQESWESTTEEVGPVAPPPAVQTAKE from the exons GGCTTGATGTGAAGTGTGAGGCGTGCCAGAGGTTTTTCAGGGACGGCCTGACCATCTCCTTCACTAAGATCCTCACAGACGAGGCTGTCAGCGGGTGGAAGTTTGAGATCCAT AGGTGTATCATCACCAACACACACCGGCTGGTGGAGCTGTGTGTGACCAAGCTCCCTCAGGACTGGTTCCCCTTACTGGAGCTACTGGCCACAGCCACCAACCCCCACTGCAAGTTCCACATCTACAACGGCACGCGGCCCTCTGAGACCATCCCCGCCGGGGCCACGCTGGCCGATGACGAGCTCTTCGCCCGCTCACCCGACCCTCGCTCACCCAAG GGCTGGTTGGTGGACCTGATTAATAAGTTTGGCACACTGAACGGGTTTCAGACTCTACACGACCGCTTCATGAGCGGACAGGCACTCAACGTACAGATCATCGCTGCCCTCATCAA GCCGTTCGGCCAGTGCTACGAGTTCCTGACCTTGCACACAGTGAAGAAGTACTTCCTGCCAGTGATCGAGATGGTTCCTCAGTTCCTGGAGAACCTGACGGACGAGGAGCTGAAGAAGGAGGCCAAGAACGAGGCCAAGAACGATGCCCTGTCCATGATCATCAAGTCCCTGAAGAACCTGTCCTCCAGGGTGCCCGGTCAGGAGGAGACCGTCAAGAACTTGGAGATATTTAGGTTGAAAATGATCCTACG GTTATTGCAGATTTCCTCGTTCAACGGCAAGATGAACGCTCTGAATGAGGTCAACAAGGTCATCTCCAGCGTGTCCTACTACACGCATCGGCATGGCAACCCCGAGGAGGAGGAGTGGCTGACGGCAGAACGCATGGCG gaGTGGATCCAGCAGAACCACATCCTGTCCATCGTGCTGAGGGACAGCCTCCACCAGCCTCAGTACGTAGAGAAACTAGAGAAGATACTCCGCTTCGTCATCAAGGAGAAAGCCCTCACCATGCAGGACCTGGACAACATCTGGGCAGCGCAG GCTGGTAAGCACGAAGCTATAGTGAAGAACGTCCATGACCTTCTGGCCAAACTGGCCTGGGACTTCTCTCCAGAGCAGCTCGACCATCTCTTTGATTGCTTCAAGGAGAGTTGGACGAATGCGAGTAAGAAGCAGCGTGAGAAGCTGCTGGAGCTGATCCGTCGTCTGGCGGAGGACGATAAGGATGGAGTGATGGCCCACAAGGTGCTCAACCTGCTGTGGAACCTGGCTCACAGTGACGACGTCCCCGTGGACATCATGGACCAGGCCCTCAGTGCACACATCAAGATACTGGACTACAGCTGCTCTCAG GACAGAGACACCCAGAAGATCCAGTGGATAGACCGCTTCATCGAGGAGCTGCGCACCAACGACAAGTGGGTCATACCAGCCCTGAAGCAGATCAGAGAGATCTGCAGCCTGTTTGGGGAAGCTCCTCAGAACCTCAG tcagacccagaggagtCCTCATGTGTTCTATCGTCATGACCTGATCAACCAGCTGCAGCACAACCATGCCCTGGTCACTCTGGTGGCTGAGAACCTGTCTGCCTACATGGAGACCATGAGACCCTTCTCCAAAGCTGAACATGCAGACTTTGACCCTCAGACGGTCAGAGTGGGAAGTCGCTACAGTCATGTTCAGGAGGTCCAGGAGAGGCTCAACTTCCTGAG GTTCCTGTTGAAGGACGGACAGTTGTGGCTATGTGCTCCTCAGGCCAAGCAGATCTGGAGGTGTCTGGCTGAGAGCGCCGTCTTCCTGTGTGACCGGGAGGCGTGCTTCAAATG GTACTCTAAGCTAATGGGAGATGAGCCAGACCTGGACCCGGACATCAACAAGGACTTCTTTGAGAACAATGTTCTGCAGCTGGACCCGTCACTGCTCACGGAGAATggcatgaagtgcttcgagaggtTCTTCAAGGCCGTCAACTGCCGCGAGGGCAAACTGGTGGCCAAACGCAGGGCCTACATGATGGATGACCTGGAACTCATAGGACTGGACTACCTCTGGAGG GTGGTGATCCAGGGTACTGATGACATCGCCAGCCGAGCCATCGACCTGCTGAAGGAGATCTACACCAACCTGGGGCCCAAGCTGCAGGTCAACCAGGTGGAGATCCACGAGGACTTCATCCAGTTGTGTTTTGACCGTCTGAAGGCGTCGTACGACACGCTGTGTGTCCTGGACGGGGACAAGGACAGCATCAACTGTGCCCGGCAGGAGGCCATTCGCATGGTTCGCGTGCTCACTGTGCTCAAGGAGTACATCAACGAGTGTGACAGCGACTACCACGAGGAGAGGTCCATACTGCCCATGTCCAG ggcgtTCCGGGGGAAGCACATCACGTTGATCGTGCGTTTCCCTAACCAGGGTCGTCAGGTGGATGACCTGGACATCTGGTCTCACACCAATGACACCATCGGCTCGGTGCGCCGCGGCATCCTCACACGCATCAAGGCCAACGCCACGCACACCAAGATAGAGCTCTTCATTGGCGGGGAGGTCGTCGACCCGGCGGATGACAGGAAGTTGATTGGACAGCTCAACCTCAAGGACAAAGCA ttgatcACAGCCAAGCTGACCCAGGTGAGTGCCACCGTGCCCTCCAGTCCTGACAGCTCCTCGGACTCCTCCACTGGCTCGCCCAGTAACCACGGCAACCACTTCAGCGAAGGGCCCAACCCAGAGGAGGAGGGCTGCCTGCCTGGagtg ATCATGTCTCTCCACCTGCGCTACATCTCGTTCCTGTGGCAGGTCGCAGACCTGGGCTGTACCCTCAACATGCCTCTGCTGAGAGACGGAGCCAGGCTCCTCATGAAGCTTATGCCTCCAG ACAACAGTACCGTGGAGAACCTGCGTGCTATCTGTCTGGATCATGCCAAGCTGGGAGAGAACAGCCTGAGCCCCACACTGGACTCCTGCTTCTTTGGCCCCTCGCCCTCACAAGTCCTTTACCTCACTGAG GTGGTGTATGCGTTGCTGATGCCGGCCAGCGGCACCCTCGGCGAGGACGCCAGCGACTTCCAGTACAACTTCCTGAAGAGCGGCGGCCTCCCGCTCGTACTGAGCATGCTCACCAGGAACAACTTCCTGCCGTCGGCCGACATGGAGACGCGGCGGGGGGCGTACCTCAATGCCCTGAAGATCGCCAAGCTGCTGCTGACCGCCGTGGGGTTCGGACACGTCAAAGCTGTGGCCGAGGCCTGCCAGCCCGTAGTGGAGGGGACCAGCCCCGCATCACCA ATCAACCAGGCGACCCACGACCAGGCCCTGGTCCTCCAGAGTGCTCTACAGAATATCCCCAACCCCGCCTCTGAGTGCATGCTCCGCAACGTGGCCATACGACTGGCCCAACAGATCTCTGACGAG TCTCTGCCCCCGAACTCCCAGAACTTCTTCCAAGCGTCCAAGTACATCCCAGACCTCTGTGTAATCCGGGCGGTGCAGAAGATCGTGTGGGCTTCAGGCTGTGGCACGGTACAGCTGGTCTTCAGCTCTAATGAAGAGATCAGTCAGATCTATGAGAAG ACGAACGCGGGTAAGGAGCCGGACGGGGAGGATGAGATGGTGTGCTGTGAGGCGCTGGAGATCATGACCCTGTGTTTTGCCCTGCTGCCCACCGCTCTGGACACGCTCAGTAAGGAGAAGGCCTGGCAGACTTACATCATAGACCTGCTACTGCACTGCCACAGCAA GTCAGTTCGTCAGATGGCTCAGGAGCAGTTCTTCCTCATGGCCACTAGGTGCTGTATGGGACACAgacccctcctcttcttcatcaccCTCCTCTTCACCGTCTTAGGG agcaCGGCAAAGGAGAGGGCGAAGCACGCAGGGGACTACTTTACGCTGCTGAGGCACCTGCTGAACTACGCCTACAACAGCAACATCAACCTGCCCAACGCTGAGGCGCTGCTCAACAACGAGATCGACTGGCTCAAGAAGATCAGG GATGAGGTGAAGCGGACAGGAGAGACGGGGGTGGAGGAGACCATTCTAGAAGGTCACCTGGGGGTCACCAAGGAGCTGCTGGCCTTCCAGACACCAGAGAAGAAGTACTACATTGGCTGTGAGAAGGGCGGGGCCAACCTCATAAAG GAGTTGATAGATGACTTCATCTTCCCGGCGTCTAACGTGTACCTGCAGTACATGAAGAGTGGGGAGTTCCCTACGGAGCAGGCCATCCCTGTCTGTAGCAGCCCCGCCTCCATCAACGCCGGCTTCGAGTTGCTGGTCGCTCTGCCGGTTGGCTGTGTCCGGAACCTCAAGCAGATCGTTGATACACTCACTGATATGTACTACCTAG GTTGTGAGGCTCTGACAGAGTGGGAATACCTCCCCCCAGTGGGGCCACGGCCCACCAAAGGCTTTGTGGGGCTGAAGAACGCGGGGGCCACCTGCTACATGAACTCGGTCATCCAGCAGCTCTACATGATCCCGCCCATCCGTAACGGCGTCCTGGCCGTGGAGGGCACCGGCACTGACGTGGACGATGAACTGTCCGGGGACGAGAAGCAGGAGAACGAG ACTAATGCCGACGGAACGGCGCGGGACGAGGTGTTCGCCTACCAACACCAGTTTGACGACAAGCCCTCGCTGAGTAAGTCGGAGGACAGGAAGGAGTACAACATCGGGGTGCTACGCCACCTACAGGTCATCTTTGGTCACCTGGCCTCCTCCCGACTGCAGTACTACGTACCCCGAGGCTTCTGGAAACAGTTCAG GTTATGGGGTGAGCCGGTGAATCTGCGAGAGCAGCATGATGCCCTGGAGTTCTTCAACTCTTTAGTGGACAGTCTGGACGAGGCTCTGAAGGCCATGGGCCACCCCTCCATGCTCAGCAAGGTGCTGGGAGGCTCCTTTGCCGACCAGAAAATCTGCCGTGACTGCCCACACAG GTATGAGTGTGAGGAGTCATTCACCACGTTGAACGTGGACATCAGGAACCACCAGAACCTGCTGGACTCTATGGAGCAGTATGTCAAAGGAGACCTGCTGGAGGGAGCCAACGCATACCACTGTGAGAAGTGTAACAAGAAG GTGGACACGGTGAAGCGTCTGCTGATAAAGAAGCTTCCTCCAGTGCTGGCCATCCAGCTGAAGAGGTTTGACTACGACTGGGAGAGGGAGTGTGCCATCAAGTTCAACGACTACTTTGAGTTCCCCAGGGAGCTGGACATGGAGCCCTACACTGTGGCCGGGGTGGCCAAGCTGGAGGGAGACGACGGAAACCCGGAGAGCCAG ATGATCATGCAGAACGAACCATCGGAACCCGACCCACCAGGCTGCAGTTCTAAGTACCGCCTGGTGGGGGTGCTGGTGCATTCGGGCCAGGCCAGCGGCGGCCACTACTACTCCTATATCAGCCAGCGAGACGGCGGTGCCGGCGGTAGCGGTGCCGGCGGTAGCGCCGACAGCGGGCAGAAGGAGAGCTGGTACAAGTTTGACGACGGCGACGTGACAGAGTGCAAGATGGACGACGACGAGGAGATGAAGAGCCAGTGCTTCGGGGGGGAGTACATGGGAGAGGTGTTTGACCACATGATGAAGAAGATGTCCTACAGGAGGCAGAAGAGATGGTGGAACGCCTACATCCTGTTCTATGAGAGGATGGATGCGGCAGGGGGAGGGGCCGCAGTGGAGGCAGACGGAGAGCTGGCCAGGTGCATCTCAGAGCTGACTGTGTCTCCCACTACACCACGACAG gtgACGATGCCGGGGGCCATTGAATGCAGTGTGAGGAAGCAGAACGTCCAGTTCATGCACAGCCGCATGCAGTACAGCTTGGAGTACTTCCAGTTCGTCAAGAAGCTGCTGACCTGCAACAGCGTCTACCTCAACCCTCCCCCAGGTCAGGACCACCTGCTGCCAGAGGCAGAGGAGATAGCCATGATCAGCATCCAGCTAGCAGCTAGGTTCCTCTTCAGCACCGGGTTCCACACCAAGAAAGTAGTCCGGGGGCCCGCCGGTGACTG gtatGACGCCCTTTGCATCCTGCTACGCCACAGTAAGAACGTCCGCTGCTGGTTTGCCCACAATGTTCTGTTTGCGTACCCCACGCGCTTCTCTGAGTACCTGCTGGAGTGTCCCAGTGCTGAGGTCCGGGGGGCCTTCGCCAAACTCATCGTCTTCATCGCCCACTTCTCCCTGGCGGACGGGCCATGCCCCGCCCCCGCCAGCTCCCCTGAGGGGTCCACACAG GGCTGTGATAACCTGAGTCTGAGTGATCACCTGTTGAGGGCTGTGTTGAACCTGCTCAGGAGAGAGGTGTCGGAGCACGGCCGACACCTGCAGCAGTACTTCAACCTCTTCGTCATGTACGCCAACCTGG gacTGGCAGAGAAGACCCAGTTGTTGAAGCTGAGTGTCCCTGCTACCTTCATGCTGGTGGCTCTAGACGAGGGGCCTGGCCCTCCCATAAAGTACCAGTATGCAGAACTGACCAAGCTCTACGCTGTGGTCTCCCAGCTACTGCGCTGCTGTGATGTCTCAACACGCATGCAGTCCTCCATCAATG GTAACCCGGCCCTGGCCAACCCGTACGGAGACGCCAACCTGACCACCCCCATCATGCCCCTGCAACAGCTGGTGTCAGAGATCCTCTTCGTTAGGACCAGCTATGTGAAGAAGATCATCGAGGACTGCAGCAACTCTGAGGAGACGGTCAAGCTGCTGCGCTTCAGCTGCTGGGAAAACCCCCAGTTCTCCTCTAccgtgctgtctgagctgctctGGCAG GTGGCGTACTCTTACACGTACGAGCTGAGGCCTTACCTGGACCTGCTGCTGCAGATACTGCTGATAGAGGATTCCTGGCAGACCCACAGGATCCACAACGTGTTGAAGGGTATACCAGACGACAGGGACGGCCTGTTTGACACCATTCAGCGCTCTAAGAACCACTACCAGAAACGGGCCTACCAGTGTATCAAGTGCATGGTGGCCCTGTTCAGCAACTGTACTGTGGCCTACCAGATACTACAG AGTAACGGGGACCTGAAGCGTAAGTGGACGTGGGCGGTGGAGTGGCTGGGGGACGAGCTGGAGAGGAGGCCCTACACAGGGAACCCCCAGTACACCTACAACAACTGGTCTCCTCCCGTCCAGAGCAACGAGACCTCCAACGGGTACTTCCTGGAGCGCTCGCATTCCGCACGCATGACCCTGGCCAAGGCCTGCGAACTTTGCCCCGAGGAGGTACGGAAG GAGCCAGATGATCAGGAGGCAACAGAGGATCACGACTCCTCCCCTCCCGAGGACACAGCGCTGTACCCCCATAACCCTGCTCCTGCCACACAGTTTcagcag cagaacaACCACCCCCATGCCCAGCCCTATACGGGTCCGGCTGCCCAGCACATGAACACGCCCCAGCGGCCCCCACAGAGAGCACAGGAGAGCTGGGAGAGCACCACAGAGGAGGTGGGGCCCGTGGCGCCCCCGCCCGCTGTCCAGACGGCAAAAGAGTAA